ATTATGCGTCAGAGGTCCTAGAAACCCAACAAGTTATAGAGGGACATACAAATTAGGTGgatatttggaaaaaaaaaaagtcaataaGGTACAGTTCACGTAACCGAACACATTCATATCCCTATCTCCGCTCCCACGAACGAACGAAACTAACAAATTTtgagaaaaagacaaaaataatGCGATCGAGAAATTAGagacgagaagaaaaaaagagaatgtttcctttttttttttttttgctattgtTTTTCAATGTCAAGCGATCGTCACttttgtcgttttttgccCTGCTTTTTTTGCTTCTGTTGTAATTTCGTCAACAATTGGAACTAGTTAAGCTCGAATGATACTCTGCACCGGCGCTGCCGTCGACGCTGCACGATTCAACAATTTCCCCCTAATTTGATGACAATGAAAATTGATCGTACGAGTAAgtaaagcaaaagaaaaaaaaaaatctttatagGTCAGCcgagtgagagagagagagattgGATCATCACCTAGTGGCTTCTTTGACCGCCCCGTTGCCCTCCTTCACCATAGTCCGGCATGTTGATAGTTTGTTCTCTAACGCCTGTAAAAGTAAacaaggaataaaaaaaaaaaaacgacataaGAACTCGTATAAGAGTAAACAGACAAGTTCCCAGTCGCAAGCCGTCAAGTGTGTTAAATGAGAAGAGCCTGTTAAACTGAATTCGATATAGATTAATTCAAGCCAGCTAGAGGCATTAGATCAGCTAGCCAAACTCTAAGAGGGAcaaggggagggggggacgGCACTGGagagaatttcttttttttttccctccctctCACACAAGAGACTTGTGATTTGTTTGGCACCTGGGAAAGAGTGGGTAGTAAACTCCGGGTGATGGATTTTGGACGTTGCTGAGCTGCTGTCTTAAACACTACACAACAAATTGATTCGTAATGTTCCACGAATTCAtccaaaaatatatataaacaaagaaaattatatCAGGTTTGGTCGACAAACTATTTATCTTACCCCAACTCGTCGCAACAAATCGCCAACTATGTTCAAGGCGGAATGCCGTGCTGCCTGGGTGATTCCTGTATCCGTAACTGACAGCGCTACAACACAAACGTTGAGcggaataaataaatttaaaaagttAATCATATAGAAAAAGGCTGcaatgtttaatttgtttacGTTTTAGGGGCACGCTGGAGGgcagtttgttgttgttattgctAGCAGGATAGGCCAGCGGCGATTTCGTGGGGTCCGATTTTTCGTTCTCGTCTACGATGGCTTTCTCTTGCTTTTCGTTGTCCGGTGTCTCATGGATGGCCTTCTGTCGAACCTGAAGTTCTTGCTTCAAATctaataaacatttttttcaaaaaagaaaaaagtttagaaaagaaatggcatTAGAATGCGGTTCATCACACGACACTGTGACCTCGACCCATATGTGATTCAATGTCAGGTTACAACAGTAAGACATCTGACGTCTGAAAAAACAGGATCCTTGGGTCCTTTTCAATTCGAAAAATTGTTCACGCGAATGAAAGAACATTTCCGTCGTTTGCCTTCACGCCCGACCAACTTAACACAACGAAGGTCATCAATCTCTTCGTCTAAGAGTATATTCCTCCCTGCTCGCATGATCCAACTTTCAATGGCAATTTCTTGAATTGGATGGTCTTTGTAGTTAAGAAGCAGCCCTTAGGCAACGTGAAGCTACCGAAAATTACCTTTGGTTTCGTCCTTTAACCGTTGGACCATAACGGCCAGCGACTCTTTATCGTCTAGTTCTGACTCAAGGAATGCGTTGCGCTCGATGGCCGTGTGCAAACGTGTCTCAAAATCTTCAAGTGATCCCAGCGTGGCTCTAACAAAGTTGATGATTATTACTTTTCGAGTTTCGCTGTGAAACTGAAGATGATTCTGTCATTAGCTTACCGATTCGCCCGTTCTAGATCATCGTTAGTCTGCTCTAACTGTCTGATTCGCTTGGCTGTTTCTTCGTTTTTGGTTCGTAGCTGATGCACATGTGTCTCTAACTCGTTTACTCGAGTGTGGTGATCTCGGCTGAGTGCCTCAAATTTTTcctggaaaaaagaaaactctttattttatttccgtATAAAATTTACGCAACACGCAGGTTGCTTCTTTATCATTACTTTCAGAGAACTGTGTTCAATTAGTAGTCTGTGATTGGTGGAGCGTAGTTCACGGACTTGGTGTTCGGCTTGTTTGATTTGCGCTTCCAGCTCGGCTTCTAATTCTCTACTCGATTCCTGAATAGCAACACAGAAAAGGAAAGACGATTAATAAAAAAGAGGCGATGAAATGGCTTAGTTGTCATGGCAAAGTTACCTGATACTCTTCCAACTCTAGCCGGGCATCCTCTCCACTGTAAAAAGATAAGGAAAGAATCAATAAGACTGCatcaacaaaaattaaaatgcgAAAGTCGAAATAGTCGTTAAAGCCGGCGAGGAGACTGGCAAACTGACAGTGACGTCAGGCATAGAACTTGCATTCACATCTGTATGTCGACCTGATTGACCTTCTTTGGAACAGGCTGGGACTTTCGCCAATCCTTGGCTTCGTTAGCCAGCTGCACCCATAAAATTTTGGCATTCTCGCTACGTCttataaaagaaagaaaaacacttACATTCTCTGGAATTCTTCGGCTTTTAATCTCCAATATCGTGCTTCTTCCTGTGCGGACGTAAAGGGGGGTACTTTCGCTGGGTCCATCACGATCCAGCCAACCCAAAAAGCTGTTTGGAAACCttgatgaaatgaaaattctgAATTTAGCCCAGTGTAGGAGGATATGAAAGTAAAAGTTTAAACTTTAGCATAACACCCCCACAGCAATGGGTAGGGATGATTATTGCACATTCACAGAACAGCAGACACCCGTTTGCTTTGGCAGAGAACATTCCTAGCTCAATGATACAAAGTACATTTCCAACTAAGGGAACAAACATGGTGCAATGACTAAATATTCAACCTGCCCATTTACAGAACCAAGGTTTTGGGTAAAATAACCTCGAACATTTGAGCAACATGGACAAAACAAAATGCCCCACTTGTTTTGGATTAGGTAAATACTAGTTGTCagaaaaaaagcttttctCGTTCTACCTCTAGGAAAATCGATCGTGTgctgtgctgtgtgtgtatgAAGGTGATGGTAGGAGTCGATGGCCAGTGACGTCAAACTAGGCTATAGGGCTTGCCAGAATCCAAAAGTTGGTGTGCGCTGTTGAGATTTCCCTATTGAAGAGAAATTGCCACTCCTTCTTGAATTCGAATATTTATCGCACAATCCACAAACACTTTTCTTATTATCTTCTAAATGAAAACGAGTATTGAACGAAACACGCCCCAGCAATACTGGGTTGCTTAgccaacacacacaaatgtTTTTCCTTGTCGAAGACAGGACGCAGACTACAAGACTCTAGACGCAGTCGGCCGTTGAACAAGCTGGGAAAACTTCGATCGAGGGCCACCTAGCGGCCGCTGGCGTCCAAACCGAGAAGGGACTAACTAACAGGAGAATGTCCCAACAGACAATTGAACTCGAACGACTCGTTCGGACAATCGACCTAGaagaaaacttgtatttaacgGTATTTAATTCGGCAAGTACTCGCCGTACATTTGTTATGTACCTAAATCACCATGCTGTAAAgataactcttttttttttcataaccTCTAACGAGCAGGTTTTTATTCGATGTCAGGTACGGTTACGTTATACGTTATTGTCGCACCCATCTTGATTCGAAATCTTTAATCGTACCTACCACTTTTTGCATACACGAACACCGTTCGTGTTCGGGTTTATGGAATATTGAACGCATTTCTTCCGATTAGAAAGCCGTAGTACTGTGAAATGTGACGATAGATAGAAGAATGGATGCCTCAAACAATAAGTTAAATAATAACAGAGCCTAAGGCAATTTAATAGATAGCTAAAGGCTTTGGCCATACTTTCTATCGGAGAATGTTGGCATCGCACCTGAATAAAAGATCAAACAGCATTTTCATCTAATTGCGGGAGAGTGGGTACCGCAGGTGTTAAATGCTCAGTCGTGATGAAGGAACGCTGCAATTCGTTTTCTCTCTGTATAAATTAGAAGAATTACGAACCACATTTCCAAATGTCATGCGGGTGACCTGGAGTGTCAAGAGGTACCGAACTCATGCCTTCCCTCAGGCACGAACGCGGACATTCTTTCTAAAATGGTGAAATGTTGGTTGTGATGTCGCACGGTTCCTGTTCGTTTTCCCGCTTCATTGACGTGACCGTTTCACATAAAGCCAACGGGGATATGCTGAAGGAGATATAAATGAAGAAGTGTTTTTCTTAGGTCCGTTGGTCTTTTCTCATGTACTACACTGATGCGTACTCCAGGAATAGGAAAACTAAACCCACCGGAAGTGGGGCCGGTTCAGTCGGTATGTCAGTCGGGTAACAcgaccatttttttcttttttttttttttttacctgctGCAGTTGAAGGCAATCTCACGCATATTATTACATACATCTAGTTTGAAATCCACGTGATTCTGTTAGGGGAAAAAGGCATAAAAATGCGTTACTCTAAAGTAATTTTGCTGGCTAATAATTACGACAGGAAATTTGAGAAAAGATTTCAGATTATTACAGGAATTACAATTATGTTAAAGGGCTCATTTCCTTTGTTATAAAGCAATTGGTCTTGACCTCTTGATCTACGCTCTTGGTGCATTAAAAGGGTGctggaaaacaaataattggCGGCGGAAATGGATAGCAAGATCATTATTCTATAATCGACGAACGTAAAATTCGTTGAAAGAACGTCGGTGAGAGTTGTAGTAATTTCGATCGGGCATTGAACGCCATCTTTTATCCATTGGATTGCAATTTTTTGTCGATAGATGTCTCATTAAACCCTTTTTTCGGGTTAGTGTACTCGAAATCAAACCGCTCCCGTGTTCTTTCTATCGACACTATAGTTTTGGTTTCCACAAAACATATTGAGGACGCTGACCTTGTAGATTGATGTCGAAGTCAAGTTTTAGAATATTGGATCCCAACGTTTCCATCATCTCGAGAAGACTTCTCAGAGTTAACTATAACGTAAATGGCTGCTGTTGATTCGGGAGTCGAAACAGAAAGTGAGAGCTTCAATGAAGATAGTAGCAACAGTTTACCATCAACTCCCAAAGTCGAAGACGAGGGCTTACATGGAGTAAGTTTTTGTCACTGCTAGGATCTTACCTCTAGATGAGACAAGTGTAATCAAACCTGTTTCTTTGTCCAGGTTAAACAGAAGGTTCATCTGTCGAAACCAGTGGTCCAACAGTTCAGTGTAGACCCACCAGCAGGGCTTTCATTTGACAATCTCAGACCATGTTTAAATTTTGGACAAGGGTATGAAGCCCAGATGTTGGGCCAAAATTACCCAGATGCTGTAGGATTGCCTTCTTTTAACTGTAAGATGAGAGCCAGCCGAGGTGTCAGAGTTGTACGTTTTTATCAGCAGAGCAATGCAAGAAGCTGGAGTAAATGGAAACTGTACTTGGGTAAACAAAAGAGTACCCAAGCCCTGTTAACTTAATTCATAAAATGTGAATGTTATAGGTGAGAGAAAGCTTCGTCTTGCTGCAAACACAAATGATTTAGATCGGCTGAAGTCTTTGCTGGATTCTGGGATCG
This sequence is a window from Daphnia magna isolate NIES linkage group LG7, ASM2063170v1.1, whole genome shotgun sequence. Protein-coding genes within it:
- the LOC116927305 gene encoding nuclear distribution protein nudE-like 1-A isoform X1, producing MDPAKVPPFTSAQEEARYWRLKAEEFQRIGEDARLELEEYQESSRELEAELEAQIKQAEHQVRELRSTNHRLLIEHSSLKEKFEALSRDHHTRVNELETHVHQLRTKNEETAKRIRQLEQTNDDLERANRATLGSLEDFETRLHTAIERNAFLESELDDKESLAVMVQRLKDETKDLKQELQVRQKAIHETPDNEKQEKAIVDENEKSDPTKSPLAYPASNNNNKLPSSVPLKPLSVTDTGITQAARHSALNIVGDLLRRVGALENKLSTCRTMVKEGNGAVKEATRGKLLNRAASTAAPVQSIIRA
- the LOC116927305 gene encoding nuclear distribution protein nudE-like 1-A isoform X2: MDPAKVPPFTSAQEEARYWRLKAEEFQRIGEDARLELEEYQESSRELEAELEAQIKQAEHQVRELRSTNHRLLIEHSSLKEKFEALSRDHHTRVNELETHVHQLRTKNEETAKRIRQLEQTNDDLERANRATLGSLEDFETRLHTAIERNAFLESELDDKESLAVMVQRLKDETKDLKQELQVRQKAIHETPDNEKQEKAIVDENEKSDPTKSPLAYPASNNNNKLPSSVPLKPLSVTDTGITQAARHSALNIVGDLLRRVGCLRQQLSNVQNPSPGVYYPLFPRR